The Henckelia pumila isolate YLH828 chromosome 2, ASM3356847v2, whole genome shotgun sequence genome includes a window with the following:
- the LOC140881378 gene encoding aspartokinase 2, chloroplastic-like isoform X1, with amino-acid sequence MATTLRLCGVKTPCMTFSKRESFFEHRQLPLHFGVSSISCVPGQYVLPKGSRGTFALQFTREAGNVDLINKNDTENQDSEEIKKELTCVMKFGGSSVASADRMREVADLILSFPEERPVIVLSAMGKTTNNLLLAGEKAVSCGVTKISDLQELTFIKDLHLRTADELGVERSVIAKHLFELEQLLNGIAMIKEMTPRTRDYLVSFGECMSTRIFAAYLNRIAVKARQYDAFDIGFITTDDFTNADILEATYPAVAKRLHGDWISDPAIPIVTGFLGKGWRSCAVTTLGRGGSDLTATTIGKALGLREIQVWKDVDGVLTCDPNIYPHAEPVSYLTFDEAAELAYFGAQVLHPQSMRPAREGDIPVRVKNSYNPKAPGTLITRARDMSEAVLTSIVLKRNVTMLDIVSTRMLGQVGFLAKVFSIFEDLGISVDVVATSEVSISLTLDPSKLWSRELIQQASELDRVVEELENIAVVNLLQHRSIISLIGNVQRSSLILEKAFHVLRTNGVNVQMISQGASKVNISLIVNDSESEQCVRALHSAFFEADLSDLVSTNGNGLL; translated from the exons ATGTATGACTTTCTCAAAGAGAGAGTCATTTTTCGAGCACCGCCAGCTTCCTCTTCATTTTGGTGTATCCAGCATCTCTTGTGTTCCTGGTCAATATGTACTGCCAAAAGGGTCTCGCGGAACTTTTGCCCTTCAGTTCACTCGGGAGGCTGGGAATGTCGatttgatcaataagaatgatACTGAAAACCAAGATTCTGAAGAAATTAAGAAGGAGTTGACATGTGTGATGAAGTTTGGCGGTTCATCTGTTGCCTCTGCTGATAGAATGCGGGAAGTAGCTGACCTTATACTCAGTTTTCCAGAAGAGAGGCCTGTTATTGTTCTTTCTGCGATGGGGAAAACAACCAACAATCTTTTACTG GCTGGAGAAAAAGCTGTCAGTTGCGGTGTCACAAaaatatctgatcttcaagaaTTGACCTTCATAAAAGATTTGCATTTGCG GACTGCAGATGAGCTTGGAGTAGAAAGATCTGTAATTGCCA AGCATCTTTTTGAGTTGGAACAACTTCTGAATGGAATTGCTATGATTAAAGAGATGACTCCAAGAACAAGGGACTATTTAGTATCTTTTGGGGAGTGCATGTCCACTAGGATTTTTGCAGCATATTTGAATAGAATTGCCGTCAAAGCGCGGCAA TATGATGCCTTCGACATAGGTTTTATAACTACAGATGATTTCACAAATGCGGATATTTTAGAAGCAACTTATCCAGCTGTAGCAAAGAGATTGCATGGAGATTGGATTAGTGATCCTGCAATTCCTATTGTGACTGGCTTCCTCGGGAAG GGTTGGAGAAGCTGTGCAGTGACCACATTGGGGAGGGGCGGTAGTGATTTGACTGCCACAACTATTGGTAAAGCATTGGGGCTGAGGGAAATTCAG GTATGGAAAGATGTGGATGGTGTTTTGACCTGTGATCCCAACATATACCCCCATGCAGAGCCAGTGTCATATCTTACTTTTGATGAGGCAGCTGAACTTGCTTATTTTGGAGCTCAG GTCCTCCATCCACAATCCATGAGACCTGCTAGGGAAGGGGACATTCCTGTGCGAGTGAAGAACTCTTACAATCCAAAAGCTCCAGGAACACTGATTACTCGGGCGAGAGACATGAGCGAG GCAGTACTAACTAGCATCGTCTTGAAAAGGAATGTCACAATGTTGGATATAGTGAGCACTCGAATGCTTGGTCAAGTTGGATTTCTTGCTAAG GTCTTCTCAATCTTTGAGGATTTAGGCATATCAGTGGATGTTGTTGCCACCAGTGAGGTCAGTATTTCCCTGACGTTGGACCCATCTAAGCTTTGGAGCAGAGAACTGATCCAGCAGGCAAGC GAATTAGATCGTGTTGTGGAAGAACTAGAAAATATCGCAGTTGTGAATCTTCTTCAGCACAGATCCATCATCTCTCTCATTGGAAATGTTCAGAGATCCTCGCTGATTTTAGAAAAG GCTTTCCATGTCCTTCGAACTAATGGAGTAAATGTTCAAATGATCTCTCAAGGTGCCTCAAAAGTCAATATATCGTTGATAGTGAACGATAGCGAATCAGAACAATGTGTCCGTGCCCTTCACTCTGCGTTCTTTGAGGCCGATCTCTCAGACTTGGTATCGACAAATGGAAACGGCTTACTATGA
- the LOC140881378 gene encoding aspartokinase 2, chloroplastic-like isoform X2: MATTLRLCGVKTPCMTFSKRESFFEHRQLPLHFGVSSISCVPGQYVLPKGSRGTFALQFTREAGNVDLINKNDTENQDSEEIKKELTCVMKFGGSSVASADRMREVADLILSFPEERPVIVLSAMGKTTNNLLLAGEKAVSCGVTKISDLQELTFIKDLHLRTADELGVERSVIAKHLFELEQLLNGIAMIKEMTPRTRDYLVSFGECMSTRIFAAYLNRIAVKARQYDAFDIGFITTDDFTNADILEATYPAVAKRLHGDWISDPAIPIVTGFLGKGWRSCAVTTLGRGGSDLTATTIGKALGLREIQVWKDVDGVLTCDPNIYPHAEPVSYLTFDEAAELAYFGAQVLHPQSMRPAREGDIPVRVKNSYNPKAPGTLITRARDMSEAVLTSIVLKRNVTMLDIVSTRMLGQVGFLAKVFSIFEDLGISVDVVATSEVSISLTLDPSKLWSRELIQQELDRVVEELENIAVVNLLQHRSIISLIGNVQRSSLILEKAFHVLRTNGVNVQMISQGASKVNISLIVNDSESEQCVRALHSAFFEADLSDLVSTNGNGLL; encoded by the exons ATGTATGACTTTCTCAAAGAGAGAGTCATTTTTCGAGCACCGCCAGCTTCCTCTTCATTTTGGTGTATCCAGCATCTCTTGTGTTCCTGGTCAATATGTACTGCCAAAAGGGTCTCGCGGAACTTTTGCCCTTCAGTTCACTCGGGAGGCTGGGAATGTCGatttgatcaataagaatgatACTGAAAACCAAGATTCTGAAGAAATTAAGAAGGAGTTGACATGTGTGATGAAGTTTGGCGGTTCATCTGTTGCCTCTGCTGATAGAATGCGGGAAGTAGCTGACCTTATACTCAGTTTTCCAGAAGAGAGGCCTGTTATTGTTCTTTCTGCGATGGGGAAAACAACCAACAATCTTTTACTG GCTGGAGAAAAAGCTGTCAGTTGCGGTGTCACAAaaatatctgatcttcaagaaTTGACCTTCATAAAAGATTTGCATTTGCG GACTGCAGATGAGCTTGGAGTAGAAAGATCTGTAATTGCCA AGCATCTTTTTGAGTTGGAACAACTTCTGAATGGAATTGCTATGATTAAAGAGATGACTCCAAGAACAAGGGACTATTTAGTATCTTTTGGGGAGTGCATGTCCACTAGGATTTTTGCAGCATATTTGAATAGAATTGCCGTCAAAGCGCGGCAA TATGATGCCTTCGACATAGGTTTTATAACTACAGATGATTTCACAAATGCGGATATTTTAGAAGCAACTTATCCAGCTGTAGCAAAGAGATTGCATGGAGATTGGATTAGTGATCCTGCAATTCCTATTGTGACTGGCTTCCTCGGGAAG GGTTGGAGAAGCTGTGCAGTGACCACATTGGGGAGGGGCGGTAGTGATTTGACTGCCACAACTATTGGTAAAGCATTGGGGCTGAGGGAAATTCAG GTATGGAAAGATGTGGATGGTGTTTTGACCTGTGATCCCAACATATACCCCCATGCAGAGCCAGTGTCATATCTTACTTTTGATGAGGCAGCTGAACTTGCTTATTTTGGAGCTCAG GTCCTCCATCCACAATCCATGAGACCTGCTAGGGAAGGGGACATTCCTGTGCGAGTGAAGAACTCTTACAATCCAAAAGCTCCAGGAACACTGATTACTCGGGCGAGAGACATGAGCGAG GCAGTACTAACTAGCATCGTCTTGAAAAGGAATGTCACAATGTTGGATATAGTGAGCACTCGAATGCTTGGTCAAGTTGGATTTCTTGCTAAG GTCTTCTCAATCTTTGAGGATTTAGGCATATCAGTGGATGTTGTTGCCACCAGTGAGGTCAGTATTTCCCTGACGTTGGACCCATCTAAGCTTTGGAGCAGAGAACTGATCCAGCAG GAATTAGATCGTGTTGTGGAAGAACTAGAAAATATCGCAGTTGTGAATCTTCTTCAGCACAGATCCATCATCTCTCTCATTGGAAATGTTCAGAGATCCTCGCTGATTTTAGAAAAG GCTTTCCATGTCCTTCGAACTAATGGAGTAAATGTTCAAATGATCTCTCAAGGTGCCTCAAAAGTCAATATATCGTTGATAGTGAACGATAGCGAATCAGAACAATGTGTCCGTGCCCTTCACTCTGCGTTCTTTGAGGCCGATCTCTCAGACTTGGTATCGACAAATGGAAACGGCTTACTATGA
- the LOC140878311 gene encoding uncharacterized protein, with amino-acid sequence MLSFHTSKRILSAEETLSKKRKRDHEEKTIDRTETMKSFLEAADLQTHTPLPLEWQRCLDVKSGQVYFLNTRTQQRALTDPRTSAGPSPNPTPMSLDLELNLPSCQYSPNNYDHFESNSNKHDIGQAKLPSHDKAMICSTRDSNIRRLINRSPSWLSFEVDEQEMVTAVCNKCYMLVMMCKSSPSCPNCKYMHPIDHTRESSRSSSG; translated from the exons atgCTCTCTTTTCATACATCGAAACGAATTTTGTCCGCCGAGGAAACATTATCGAAGAAGAGAAAGAGGGATCACGAAGAGAAGACCATAGACAGAACCGAAACCATGAAATCTTTTCTCGAAGCCGCCGACCTACAAACCCACACTCCTTTGCCTTTGGAGTGGCAACGTTGTCTCGATGTCAag TCGGGACAAGTATACTTCCTCAACACAAGGACTCAACAGAGGGCATTAACCGATCCAAGAACAAGCGCAGGGCCATCCCCTAATCCGACCCCGATGAGTTTAGATCTCGAGCTTAATCTACCGAGTTGCCAATATTCACCAAATAATTATGATCACTTCGAAAGCAACTCAAATAAGCACGATATTGGCCAGGCCAAATTACCAAGCCATGATAAGGCTATGATTTGCAGCACAAGAGACTCAAACATTCGGCGTTTGATTAATCGTTCGCCTTCGTGGTTGAGTTTCGAAGTTGACGAACAAGAAATGGTGACTGCGGTGTGCAACAAGTGTTACATGCTGGTGATGATGTGCAAGTCTTCACCTTCATGTCCAAATTGCAAGTATATGCACCCCATAGATCATACCCGTGAATCGAGCCGCAGCAGTAGTGGGTAG